The window GCTCGTCGGCGGCGGACAGGGAGTCGTCCGCCCAGAGCTCGCCGATCCGGGCCTGGACCGGCGCGATCAGGCGCAGCAGCACGTCCTCCGGGGTGGCGCCGGAGGCCAGGAGACGCCCGGTCAGCCGGAGTGCGGCCGGCTCGTCCGCGGCCAGCAGGAGATCCAGCAGGACCGGGCATTCGGGGTGAGCGGTCGAAGTCATGCCGGTCCTCCGGACGCTTCCGGTACGGGGGCCGGCCGGGCCCGTAGCACGAGCACCGCGATGTCGTCGTGATCGGGTTCGGCCAGCCAGTCGACCACCGACTGCTCGATCCGTTCGGCCACCACGGCGGCCGGCGCGGCGGCGTACCCGGAGAGCAGTGCGATCAGCCGGTCCTGGCCGAACATCGCCCCGGCCGGGCCGCGGGCCTCGGTCACCCCGTCGGTGTAGACGACGCAGGTCTCGCCGGGCTGGAGCCAGATCACCGCTTCGGCGAACCGAGCGGCTCGGTCGGCGCCGAGCATCATCCCGCCGATGCGCACCGCCTCCACCTCACCGGACCGGCGGACGACCAGCGGCGGAAGGTGCCCGCCGGCCGCCAGGCGCAGCAGCACCGAGCCGTCCCGGGTGACCCGCGCCGAGCCGACGACGATGGTGCTGAACTGGGTGGACGCCTCACCGCCGAGGTCGATGGCGGCGTCGTTGAGGACGGTCAGGATCTCCAGCGGTTCCTCGGTGACCCGGCGCAGGATCCGCAGCGACTGCCGCAGCCGGCCGCCGGCCACCGCCGCGTCGATGCCCTTGCCGCACACGTCGCCGACGACGCACAGGGCACCGTCGTCGGCGAGTAGCTCGACGTGCATGATGTCGCCGCTCATCTGCATCGCCTCGAGGGACGGCCGGTATGCGGTGGCCAGGTCGAGCCCGGCCACCTCGGGCATCGGCGTCGGTCTCAGCGCCGTGCGCAGGGCGTCGGCGACCCGGACCTGGTCCCGGTAGAGCAGCGCGGCCGTGACGGCCCGGCCGACGGCTTGACCGTACCGGGCCGCCAGTGACAGGTCGGCGTCGGTGAAGGGCGGGCGGTCCTGGTCACGGAACAGCACCAGCACGCCCGGCCGGAAATGGTCGCAGGGCAGCCGTACCACCGCGCCGTGTCCGTGATTCTTGCCGCCGTCCGGTAGCGCCCACCCGTCCAGGCTCAGCGACCGCACCCAGGGCCCGTCGGTGTCGGCGAGGACGACCCGGATCCAGTCCGGAAGGTCGTCCGGCGCGGTGTCGCCCGACCGGACCGGCATCCGTTCCGGTCCGTCGACCGCGGTGTGCGAGTCCCGGATCCACCAGCGCAGCCGCCTCGGCCCGAGGGTGACGATCAGCGCGGCGACGCCGGCCAGTGCGGGCACCGGCAAGCCGGCCGCGGCTCGTGCGTTGCGTTGCAGGTTGAGCGACTGCCCGAGGACACGGTAGGCAGCCATGAGGAAGTCCGTCCCGGCCACGTCGACCTCCGGGACCCGGTCCGGTACGCCCGCCACGCCGCCGCGACCGCTCTACTCGTCGTGCGGGGACAGCGCGTAGGTGAGCAGCACCGTGGTGCCGCCGGGCCCGGTCCTGATGTCGACCCGTTCGCACACCTTGCGGGCCAGCCACAGGCCGGACGAGCCGATCCGCCCGGGACGCGGGCGGTGCCGGACCATCCGGCGGCGGCGGGGGATGCCGGGACCCTGGTCGGTGACCCGGATGCGCAGCCGGTCGGCGAGGCGTTCGACGTCGATGGTGCCGTGGCCACCGCCGTGCATCACCACGTTCGCCATGATCTCGGTCGCGGCGAGCATCAGCTTGTAGTGATCGAATCCGGACAGGCCACAGCTCGTCGCGTAGCTGGAGAGGCGCTCCCGGATCGCCTTGACGCCCTGGACGTCGAACGGTGCGGAGAAGACCGTCACGACGGCGGTGTCCGGGGCGGGCGGTCCGGTTCCGGGGTCGTCGGCTGCGGCGGTCGTCGGTAGGCCCAGCAGGGCGTTCACGCCGACCAGGTTGAGGTGCTGAAGGATCTCCGGGCGGGCACCGCGGACCCGGAACTCGGTGCGGGCGCGGACCGTCAGGCGCCGGAGCAGGATGAGCAGGGCCACACCCGACGAGTCGAGCGCGCTGACCTCGGTCAGATCGACGTCCACCCCGGTGATGTCGTCGGCTTTCAGAGCCCGCTCCACCTGCGGCAGCACGTCGGCCGGGCGGGCCAGCAGCACCGAGCCGGTGAGCGCGACGAGCACCCGGCCACCTTCGACTGTCTCGACCCGGACCGCACCGTCCACGCCGCTCACCTCCCTCCAGGAACCCCGAGTCACCACCGTGGCCCGGACAGGACACCGATCACGGACAACCGGTGCGACATTCATCCGTCAGGTGAGGTGATATCTCTAGTTTTGGGGGATTTCGAGCGTACGGCAGGCCGGTTCGTCGGTGATCTCGGTCAGGAACCGGACCGCAGGAGGCCGGCCACGATCGCGCCGATCGGACCGCCGTCGGCCACGACCACCCGGTAGCCCAGGTCGCGGGCCTGATCGGCGACCGCCCGGGCGAAGACCGCGTCCCGGCGCATCCACCTGGCGAACGCCTCCTCCGGGTGGTCCAGCCCGGCCAGCAGCCGGTGCGCCCAGGCCCGCCCACGGTAGTGCCGGACCTGGAACTCCTCGGTCGGCACGATCCACACGGCCCGCTCAGCCGGCACGCCGATGCCGGCGAGCAACTCGGGCAGCAGGGCGGCGCCTTCGACGACCGTGCCCGCTCCGGCCGCTCGAAGCTCGTCCAGGATCAGCGGGAACTCCTCCCGGTACAGCTCGAACACATCGTCGACCTGTGCTCTGATTGGCTGGGCCAGCCGCTCGCCGACACCGATCGCGGTCACCTTGCGCAGCACCGGCCCGGCGTCGGCGT of the Actinoplanes sichuanensis genome contains:
- a CDS encoding PP2C family protein-serine/threonine phosphatase, whose product is MAAYRVLGQSLNLQRNARAAAGLPVPALAGVAALIVTLGPRRLRWWIRDSHTAVDGPERMPVRSGDTAPDDLPDWIRVVLADTDGPWVRSLSLDGWALPDGGKNHGHGAVVRLPCDHFRPGVLVLFRDQDRPPFTDADLSLAARYGQAVGRAVTAALLYRDQVRVADALRTALRPTPMPEVAGLDLATAYRPSLEAMQMSGDIMHVELLADDGALCVVGDVCGKGIDAAVAGGRLRQSLRILRRVTEEPLEILTVLNDAAIDLGGEASTQFSTIVVGSARVTRDGSVLLRLAAGGHLPPLVVRRSGEVEAVRIGGMMLGADRAARFAEAVIWLQPGETCVVYTDGVTEARGPAGAMFGQDRLIALLSGYAAAPAAVVAERIEQSVVDWLAEPDHDDIAVLVLRARPAPVPEASGGPA
- a CDS encoding ATP-binding protein, which encodes MDGAVRVETVEGGRVLVALTGSVLLARPADVLPQVERALKADDITGVDVDLTEVSALDSSGVALLILLRRLTVRARTEFRVRGARPEILQHLNLVGVNALLGLPTTAAADDPGTGPPAPDTAVVTVFSAPFDVQGVKAIRERLSSYATSCGLSGFDHYKLMLAATEIMANVVMHGGGHGTIDVERLADRLRIRVTDQGPGIPRRRRMVRHRPRPGRIGSSGLWLARKVCERVDIRTGPGGTTVLLTYALSPHDE